From Felis catus isolate Fca126 chromosome B4, F.catus_Fca126_mat1.0, whole genome shotgun sequence:
ttcaaagaggaaactgaggcagagaagacAGGTGCTTCATCTCGGAGCCAttcctcctcactgcccatcaccaccaccactactgtTCTGGCAACCCTCGAAGCTAGGCACACAAACCAAAGGTGGCTCCTTGGGTCACCCCCGTAGATCCTTTAGAAAGACCCATCTCCCCAAAGGGAAGTCCAATGAGAAGCAATTATTTGGATAATTCTCCACAATCATCCCTGCTTGCAGGTCTCCGATCAAAACTGTCTATTTCTACTGCACAAATCAACCGGACGattccctcttcttctgtctACTACGCGACCTGAGACGtgcccccagcctccttcccccgCCTCCAGCAGAGCGGTGCAGAGATGGGAGCGGCGGCTGGGTCAGCATTCTCCAAAGGGCCGCTTCCCAAGGCGCCCCGAAGCTGGACCTGGCTCCGGCCGGAGAGCGCCAGGGCCGAGGCccaggaagggcgcctgggtgggcgCAGTCCCAGCGGCCGAGCGACGGCTGCAAGCGACTCCCCCTCCCTCGCGGCGCCAGCACGCGGCCCCGCCGGGCTCCGCTCCCAGTCGCCTGCCACCGGCCCGCCGGGCACACGCCTGGGGCGGGATGGAGGCTGCGCCAAGGCAGCCGAGGTAACTGCGGCGGTGCCCAACGACCAGAGAAACTCCTCTGGCCCCTCAACCTCCACCCCCAACTCTTTTCTCAGACCCACTTTGGGAAACCCCAGAGCGCCCCGCGCTTTATGCATCCCCCAGCCGGTCCGGAAATCATCCTTTGGGATAAAGCCACTGAGGTCATCCTGGGGGGCATCGCGGCCAAACACCTACGTATAGTTCTGATCCCAACCAACCCTCAAGGAGATCACCTCCCGTCTTTATCGGCCCCCTCCACAGTTGTTCAGTTGTGAGGAGCATATCCTAGTTTTTATACCTGGATGGGACATCAGAGACCATCCAATCCAAACTTATGTTgctacagacgaggaaactgaggctcggagcgGATTCCACTCACCAAGGGCCGCAGAGCTAGCGAGAGGATGCTTTGGGACTAGAGCCCAGCCTTAACGGTACTTTTATTAACTTTCGCAGTCCAGTAATTCCCACGGAGTTCTCCCCATCTTTCTAACCTTCGATCCCAAATTTGCTTCAGCTCCCAAGAACGgcgaagacccccccccccaagagaatGACAGTAGgtagaagaaagcaggaaaaatggAGCCCCAGTCTCGTCAACCCGCACACCGCCTCGTGGCACTTTTTCTGCTCAAAGCCTTCCCTGAGCTTTGCTCCAAGTTCTCAGGAGAATCCCGAGGCACTTCACCCCAAACCTTTCCACCCATACACCCCCAATTCCCAGGGCCATTCGCCCGTCCAGACACGCCGGCCCCCCCTTTCTAGAGCCACCCCCGGCTGCAGCCCGCCCTAAGCGCGCCGGCTGTTTATTCAGCCGGGAGTCCGGCACGCGCCAGGCGCACGCACTGCAACAACAAACCCGGCTGAATGGAGAGTTTGCAAGGAGCCGGCGCAGGGaccgggcggggggaggggagaggaggagggagagtttagggagtgggtgggaggaggagggaggaggaggggggagtgggggctGCAGCCGCTCGCTACAGCAGCGGGGAGTGGGGGGCGAGGCGGGGCCAGCGCTGCGCGTGGGGCTGGGTGTCCCATTGAAAAGGCGGCCGCACTCCGGCCGCCCAGCACTCTCTCACTTCTGGCCAGGGAACGTGGAAGGCGCACCGACAGGGCACCGGCCAGGGAGGGCGAGGgcaagaaggaaataagaaagaaagggagttaacaaaatttaaaaaaacaaaacaaaacaaaaacagcctgaGCCACGGCTGGAGAGACCGAGACCCCGGCGCAAGCGAGCGCAGCCCTAGGGGGCGAGGAACGGGAGACTCAGCAGAGCGTGCTCACCACTGACTTTTGCTCCTTctgcctttaaaacaaaacaaaacaaaacaaaaacaacaacaacaacaaaaaaaaaacaagaaggcgCGAGCGGCAGGCTCACACGCGAGCGCCACGCGAGGCTCCTGAAGCCAACCCgcgaagggaggaggggagggaggaggaggaggagtggagggaggaggaaaagcgTTTGCACCTTCGCTGCTCCCACCCAAAGAAGTCTCCCCGggattttgtttgggttttttttgttgttgttttgtttttttaacttcccTCCGGGCTGCCTCTTCacctctccccttctttccctctctgttcgTGCACCCAAGTCCTGTCTGTGTCCCCTCGCGCGCCCGCACCTCGCGTCCCCGCTTGCTCCCCTTCGGCGACTCTTTGGCGGCCGCTGCGCATGGAGAGCTCTGCCAAGATGGAGAGCGGCGGCGCCGGCcagcagccgcagccgcagccgcagccgcagccgcagcagCCCTTCCTGCCGCCCGCAGCCTGCTTCTTTGCcacggccgcggcggcggcggcggcggcagcggcggcggcggcgcagagcgcacagcagcagcagcaacagcagcagcagcagcagcagcagcagcagcagcagcagcaggcgcCGCAGCTGAGCCCGGCGGCCGACGGCCAGCCCTCAGGGGGCGGTCACAAGTCAGCGTCCAAGCAAGTCAAGCGACAGCGCTCGTCCTCGCCCGAACTGATGCGCTGCAAACGCCGGCTCAACTTCAGCGGCTTCGGCTACAGCCTGCCGCAGCAGCAGCCGGCCGCCGTGGCCCGCCGCAACGAGCGCGAGCGCAACCGCGTCAAACTGGTCAACCTGGGCTTTGCCACGCTCCGGGAGCACGTCCCCAACGGCGCGGCCAACAAGAAGATGAGCAAGGTGGAGACGCTGCGCTCCGCGGTCGAGTACATCCGCGCGCTACAGCAGCTGCTGGACGAACACGACGCGGTGAGCGCCGCCTTCCAGGCTGGCGTCCTGTCGCCCACCATCTCCCCCAACTACTCCAACGACATGAACTCCATGGCCGGCTCGCCGGTCTCCTCCTACTCGTCCGACGAGGGCTCTTACGACCCACTCAGCCCCGAGGAGCAAGAGCTGCTCGACTTCACCAACTGGTTCTGAGGGGCTCGGCCTTGTCCCGGCCCCGGTGCGAGTGGACTTTGGAAGCAGGTAGGTTGCATTTGGGAGTGAACAGTGTGATATTCTtaccttcattctttttcctccGTCTCAGTGTCTGTAGGAGGGGGACTGTCTCCACGGagatggaggggggaggggggttgatttaaagaatttgtaaattaatttaaagTTTGTCGGTTTCAAACCCTGGTTTGTTAGTTTCAGGATTGGCCTCTAAGagtggctggaggagggggataacggggggggggcggtttgcGAACGATGGAGAACCGAGTACTGGGACCTGTCAAAAGAGGTGCTGCACCTGACAGATCCTCCCTCAAACCTCCACTTTCCCCCACTGCCAGCCTCCAAGTTCATACTAACCTCTCCCCTTCTTCTCAAGTTATAGGGTCACCGCACAACCTACATCTTTAGTGCTTTCTTGTCAGCGATgttggaagggaggaaaaaaaaaagaaaaaagaagagaagaaggaaagaaaaaaataaattcaggcaACCAACCGCAAGACCAACTAAGCAGCGCATGCCTGAGAAGCAAGGCTCTCTCAAAACAGGGATGCGCTCCGAACTCTATCTTTGCACTCCCAATTCTTTACGGGGATATGAAGGGTGACtaggacctgagtcaaagtgcAGGATGCAGCTTGCGTGCAAAAGCAGTGGGCTCCTGGCGGAAGGGAGCAGCACAGCCCTAGAGAAAACTCCCACCCACCAGTAACAGGCAGAACTGAAAGCACTTGCTAGGGTGCCCTCACCTCCCCGCCCTCTCTGAAAGTGCAGTTCTAAGCCCTGTAGAAATGGGTTGGTGTCTTTCTTCTCATTATCCCCATCCCAATATGCTGTGGACATTTGTCTGCAGTGAAATTATGCTATACTCAGTCCTTTGAAACCCAGATcctccccggggcgggggggctccCCAAACCCCATTTCCTCACAGCATCTTTTCTACCATTTTCATCATAGAATGCTTCCAatcttttgtgaatttttttattataagaaaaatctATTTGTATCTATCCTAACCAGTTTGGGgatatattaagatatttttgtacataagagagaaagagagaaaaaatttataGAGTTTTGTACAAAtggtttaaaatgtgtatatcttGATACTTTAACATGTAATGCTATTACCTCTGCCTATCTTAGATGTGTAGTTCACCTTACAACTGCCATTTTCCCCACGTGGTTTTGTAAAGAACTCTCCTCACAGGTGAGATCAAGAGGCCACCAGATGTACTTCAGCACCAATGTGTCTTACTTTATAGAAACTTTGTTAATGTATTAATGATGTTATTAAATACTGTTCAAGAAGAACAAAGTTTATGCAGCTACTGTCCAAACGTAAAGTGGCAGCCAGTTGGTTTTGATAGGTTGCCTTTTGGGAAATTTCtatcactgcctttttttttttccttactgttttATTACAGACTTACAAGAAACGTGTATAACCCTGTTTTATACAAACTAGTTTCgtaataaaacttttttctttttttacaaatgaaaataatcagcCTCCTCCACGTCTTCCTTGACTCCACGGTCCCTGTACAAGTTATTTTCGAAATGCCAAAGgggaggagtgggtgggggagaagagggtGGTATACAGCATGCTAAGTGGCAGAATTGACAAAGATAAGTGCTATAACCAGTCCTACCCAAGGTGACTCTATGACAAACGTAGAGGGAAAAGATAGGTAAGTAAAGACAACTTTCTTCCACTTTTATGCTGCAAACGCGcaagcgtgcacacacacacacacacacacacacacacacacacacacctagagaACAGGTGGTGAGTAATGACTGCAATGTCTTTTGATGACAtgattgcatatttaaaatatctcccAGAAAAATGAACTGGAAGGAGAGGATCCTCACCTTCACTTTCTAACCCTTAACCCCATTTGGAGAGTTTCTCATTGTGAAACCATGGAAAAGCTGGATGAGATAATGGATATTAGGGGTGGGGGTATAGCTGCTGGTACTGGAGCttgtgcagggcaggggtggggggggaggcagtCTTTGCTGTGCTCCCAGTGGTGGGTGTGTTCTTCCTTCACTTCTAGGCTAGGCAcacattttctgttccttttccccaCTCCACACACTTCCCATATTGATTTTAAGTAAGGAGCACCTATGATATGAATTCTCTGCAGAAGGAGTtagatttaaatgaataaaagccTTAGAAATGTGTGGTCGCTTTGAGACACTTGGCCTATCTACGTTTGTGACTCTATCCGAATAGCGTGAGCTGCGTGTAAAAGTACCCAATTACCAAGATTCAAAAAGAAATTGGTGGGTTTTTGGCTGGCTTGCTTCTTGTCAGTTAGCAAGGACGTGATCAGAATCCTACCCCCTCTCTCGTTGGCTCTTCGCTCCCTGCCTGCATTACTTGCAGATTCAGTTTGCGTGTCTCCAGCCAAGCGGAAAGCCTAGCGCAAAATGCATCTTACAAAACCCAACAAAGAACGGAGAGCCAGCATGTCTTCCAGAGTTAAAAATCTAGTCTGTGTTGGTACATCTATACCATTTAGTGCAcagaataatcattttttaaagccgCGATGCACGGAGCACGCCACAGCGTCTGATGTCATTTTGGTAAATGACCCTCTATAGAATGCACATTGAAGCTTCAGTCCTTTTCAAAGAGATGA
This genomic window contains:
- the ASCL1 gene encoding achaete-scute homolog 1, yielding MESSAKMESGGAGQQPQPQPQPQPQQPFLPPAACFFATAAAAAAAAAAAAAQSAQQQQQQQQQQQQQQQQQQQAPQLSPAADGQPSGGGHKSASKQVKRQRSSSPELMRCKRRLNFSGFGYSLPQQQPAAVARRNERERNRVKLVNLGFATLREHVPNGAANKKMSKVETLRSAVEYIRALQQLLDEHDAVSAAFQAGVLSPTISPNYSNDMNSMAGSPVSSYSSDEGSYDPLSPEEQELLDFTNWF